The DNA region GGCAGCGGCCCACGCGCACGGCCCCGTGCTGACGGCCCGACACACCGGCCGGTGCCCTGGCCCGGGCGGCGGTACCCGCCCGCACGCTGCCGTACGCCCGTGTGCTGACGCCCCGTCCCCCGAAAGCACCCCAGCCGTTGCGGGCCCGCGCGGCCCGCGGTGCACTGCCCCCATGAGTAACGAACCACCGCCGCCGCCACCCGGTCAGCCGCCCGAGGACGATCCCTTTTCCAAGCGACCGCCCCAGGGTCCCCCGCCTCCGCAGGGCGGACCGCCCCCGCCGCCGTACGACCCGGGTCCGTACGGCGGCGGCGGGCCGTACGGTGGTCCGGATCCGCTGGCGGGCATGCCGCCGCTCGCCGAGCCGGGCAAGCGGATCCTGGCGCGGCTGATCGACTTCCTGATCGTCTCGATCCCGCTGTACCTGATCTCGCTGCCCTGGGGCGGGGCGGTGGACGTCTCGTCGGACGGCAAGGACGACGACTTCGGCAATGCGGTGGGCAGCGCCTACAGCGGGCACCAGCTGGTCTGGTCGCTGATCGGCCTGGTCGTCTACGTCGCCTACGACACGTACTTCACGCACAAGGACGGCCGGACGCCCGGCAAGCGGCTGCTGAAGATGCGCGTGGCGATGCTCAACGACGGTTCGGTGCCGGACACGAGCTCCGCGCTGATGCGGGCCGTCGTGCTCTGGCTTCCGGCACTGCTGTGCTGTCCATGCCTGTGGTGGCTGATCAACATCATTCTGATGTTCACCGACAAGCCCTACCGGCAGGGCCTGCAGGACAAGGCGGGCAAGACGGTGGTGGTCGCCGTCAGATGACCGGTGAGGCGCGGGAGATGACCGGTGACGCGCGGGCAGGGCCGGGCTCAGCGGTGAAGCGAATGCTCGCCGACACGGTTCCGGCGTGCGGCGGGCGTCTCGATGTCCTCGATCACGTGCTGGGTGCGGGCCGGGGACCGCGTCGTCGCCTGCCGGGCCTGTCCGGCTCGCCCGGGCAGCGGGACGGTCACGGCCACCAGGAGGCCGAGGGCCAGTGCGGCGATACAGACGACGGCCACACCGATGCCCGATTCCGTACGTGCGAGCAGCAGCATGGCGAGGGCCGAGAAGACGACGGTGACCGAACCGTAGGAGAACTGTGCGGCAGTCGGACGAGGCATGGCGTTATCCGTCCTCTGGGTGTCGGATAGGGGGTCTCTCAACACGTTCGCACTGTCAATCGACTCTACGACGGTGGATGCCCCCGGGGAACGGGTAGTAAGCGTGACCTAACCCACGGTGCCGGTGCACAGGGGGCGCACTGAGTCACACGGGCGCCGATCGGGTTGCCCGACGCGCCGGTTGGTCACGCCGAGGTCTCACATGAACGTCCGGATACCGGTAGACGGCTCCCACATAGTGCACTTGGCCTGTGCAAGTCAAGATCTGTCTTTTCTCTCGCAACTCCGATCGAATGTCGTCACTTGTGACGCGTCAACGCGCGCGGCCCTGCTCCACACTTCGTGGCCGCGGACGCGAACGCCGGGGAGGACTGCATCAAGTGACCAATCAGAGAAGGGCGCTGCGCGCCACCGCAGTAGCCGTGGCCCTGGCCGCCACCGCTGCGACGGCATCGGCCTTCGCCACGGCGCAGGCGGATGACAGGACGTCGGGCTCGGACGCTTCCATCGTGGACCGCCGCGATCCCGCGCCGGCCAAGGCACACGAGCACGACCTGGAAGGCCCCTTCAGCAAGGAGCAGGACGCCCAGCGTCAGGCCGCGCTGGAGCAGGTCCTGTCCGGTGACAAGAAGGTGACCACCCACGGCGGCTCCAAGGTCGTCAAGCTCGGCAAGAGCAAGTACGTCGAGCTCGGCCGGGAGAAGACCGACAAGATCTTCACCATCCTCGTGGAGTTCGGCGACAAGGTCGACGACACCACGATGTTCGACCCCGACGGAGACGGCCCGAAGCCGCCCGTCAAGAAGTACGGCGGCACGGCCGGCCCGCTGCACAACCGAATAGCCGAGCCGGACCCGGCGAAGGACAACAGCACCGCCTGGCAGGCCGACTACAGCCAGGAGCACTTCCAGGAGCTGTACTTCGGCGAGGGCAAGGGCAAGGACTCCCTCAAGACGTACTACGAGAAGACGTCCTCCGGACGCTACTCGGTCGACGGCGAGGTCTCGGACTGGGTGAAGGTGCCCTACAACGAGGCCCGTTACGGCTCCAACTACTGCGGCTCGACCAACTGCGCCAACGTCTGGGACACCGTCCGCGACGGCGTCAACGCCTGGGTCGCCGACCAGAAGGCCAAGGGCCGCACGCTGGACCAGATCAAGGCGGACCTCGCCCGGTACGACGAGTGGGACCGCTACGACTTCGACGGCGACGGCAACTTCAACGAGCCCGACGGCTACATCGACCACTTCCAGCTGGTCCACGCCGGTGAGGACGAGTCCGCGGGCGGCGGCGCCGAGGGCACCAACGCCATCTGGGCGCACCGCTGGTACGCGTACGGCACCAACGCCGGCGCGACGGGCCCCGCAGGCAACAAGGCCGGTGGCGCGGAGATCGGCGACACGGGGATCTGGGTCGGCGACTACACCGCGCAGCCCGAGAACGGCGGCCTGGGCGTCTTCGCCCACGAGTACGCCCACGACCTCGGCCTGCCGGACCTGTACGACACCTCCGGCGGCGGCGAGAACTCGGTCGGCTTCTGGTCCCTGATGTCGGCGGGCTCCTGGCTCGGCACCGGCCAGGGCGAGATAGGCAACCTGCCGGGCGACATGACCGCCTGGGACAAGCTCCAGCTCGGCTGGCTCGACTACGACACGGCCAAGGCGGCCACGAAGTCGACCCACAAGCTGGGTGTGTCGGAGTACAACACCAAGAACAAGCAGGCGCTCGTCGTCGAGCTGCCCGAGAAGGCCGTCACCACCACGGTCACCGAGCCCGCCGAGGGCGCCAAGCAGTGGTGGAGCGACATGGGTGACGACCTGTCGAACACCCTGACCCGCTCGGTCGACCTGACCGGCAGGACGTCCGCGTCGCTGGACCTGTCCGGCTGGTACGACATCGAGGCCGACTACGACTACCTCTACACCGAGGTCTCGGACAACGGCGGCACCTCCTGGACCGCGCTGGACGGCACCGCCGACGGCAAGGCCATCCCGCGCGACGCCAGCGACAAGCCGGCCCTGACCGACGTCTCCGGCGCGTACAAGAAGCTCTCCTTCCCGCTGGACGCCTACGCGGGCAAGAAGATCGACCTCCGTTTCCGTTACCAGACGGACGGCGGCGCGGGCGGCAAGGGCTTCGCGGCCGACGCCATCACCGTCACCGCCGACGGCGCCGTGCTCTTCACGGACAACGCCGAGGGCGACGACAACGGCTGGACCGCCAAGGGCTTCTCGCGGATCGGTTCGTCGTTCACCAACGACTACCCGCAGTACTACATCGCGGAGAACCGCCAGTACGTGTCGTACGACAAGACCCTCGAGGTCGGCCCGTACAACTTCGGCTTCTCCTCCACCCGCCCCGACTGGGTCGAGCACTACTCGTACCAGAACGGCCTGATGGTGTGGCTCTGGGACACCGCCCAGAAGGACAACAACACCTCGCAGCACGCGGGCCAGGGCCTGATCCTGCCGGTGGACTCGCACGCCAAGCCGCTGAAGTGGGC from Streptomyces sp. B1I3 includes:
- a CDS encoding immune inhibitor A domain-containing protein, whose amino-acid sequence is MTNQRRALRATAVAVALAATAATASAFATAQADDRTSGSDASIVDRRDPAPAKAHEHDLEGPFSKEQDAQRQAALEQVLSGDKKVTTHGGSKVVKLGKSKYVELGREKTDKIFTILVEFGDKVDDTTMFDPDGDGPKPPVKKYGGTAGPLHNRIAEPDPAKDNSTAWQADYSQEHFQELYFGEGKGKDSLKTYYEKTSSGRYSVDGEVSDWVKVPYNEARYGSNYCGSTNCANVWDTVRDGVNAWVADQKAKGRTLDQIKADLARYDEWDRYDFDGDGNFNEPDGYIDHFQLVHAGEDESAGGGAEGTNAIWAHRWYAYGTNAGATGPAGNKAGGAEIGDTGIWVGDYTAQPENGGLGVFAHEYAHDLGLPDLYDTSGGGENSVGFWSLMSAGSWLGTGQGEIGNLPGDMTAWDKLQLGWLDYDTAKAATKSTHKLGVSEYNTKNKQALVVELPEKAVTTTVTEPAEGAKQWWSDMGDDLSNTLTRSVDLTGRTSASLDLSGWYDIEADYDYLYTEVSDNGGTSWTALDGTADGKAIPRDASDKPALTDVSGAYKKLSFPLDAYAGKKIDLRFRYQTDGGAGGKGFAADAITVTADGAVLFTDNAEGDDNGWTAKGFSRIGSSFTNDYPQYYIAENRQYVSYDKTLEVGPYNFGFSSTRPDWVEHYSYQNGLMVWLWDTAQKDNNTSQHAGQGLILPVDSHAKPLKWADGSLLRNKIQPFDAPFSWYPNKGFTLHNADVPLKIKPSLGVPVFDDRQGTYWYKENPTGSVKVTDTNTRISIVNEPLSGSTMTVKVGPSGK
- a CDS encoding RDD family protein, whose amino-acid sequence is MSNEPPPPPPGQPPEDDPFSKRPPQGPPPPQGGPPPPPYDPGPYGGGGPYGGPDPLAGMPPLAEPGKRILARLIDFLIVSIPLYLISLPWGGAVDVSSDGKDDDFGNAVGSAYSGHQLVWSLIGLVVYVAYDTYFTHKDGRTPGKRLLKMRVAMLNDGSVPDTSSALMRAVVLWLPALLCCPCLWWLINIILMFTDKPYRQGLQDKAGKTVVVAVR